The following are encoded together in the Humulus lupulus chromosome 5, drHumLupu1.1, whole genome shotgun sequence genome:
- the LOC133778434 gene encoding short-chain dehydrogenase TIC 32, chloroplastic-like → MWIFGFKGPSGFSSRSTAEEVTQGIDGTGLTAIVTGASSGIGAETTRVLALRGVHVTMAVRNMDAGKSVKEEIIKKIPTAKIDVKELDLSSMASVRKFASDYSSSGLSLNLLINNAGVMGTPFTLSQDDNELHFATNHLGHFLLTNLLLETMKKTSQESNKEGRIVIVSSEAHRLLSNGIRFDEINDKSKYKSFPAYGRSKLANILHANEIARNLKKEEVNITANSVHPGAVATNILRNSGLVFDAIRTLGKYVIQHMIKTPEQGAATQCYVALHPQLEGVTGEYFLDSNKAKSSSLAKDKDLAKKLWDFSLGLTQSK, encoded by the exons ATGTGGATATTTGGTTTTAAAGGACCATCTGGGTTCTCTTCTCGTTCTACAGCTGAGGAAGTTACTCAAGGAATTGATGGAACTGGTCTCACTGCTATTGTTACAG GGGCATCAAGTGGTATCGGGGCAGAAACAACGCGTGTTCTTGCACTGCGCGGTGTTCATGTCACTATGGCAGTGAGGAACATGGATGCAGGGAAGAGTGTGAAAGAAGAAATAATCAAGAAAATCCCCACTGCCAAAATTGATGTCAAGGAACTAGATCTAAGCTCAATGGCATCAGTCCGAAAATTCGCCTCAGATTATAGCTCATCTGGTCTTAGCCTGAATCTCCTCAT TAACAACGCAGGAGTGATGGGAACTCCATTCACTCTTTCCCAAGATGACAATGAACTTCACTTTGCTACCAATCATTTAG GTCATTTTCTTCTGACAAACCTTTTATTGGAGACAATGAAAAAAACATCACAAGAAAGCAACAAGGAGGGGAGAATTGTGATTGTGTCATCAGAGGCTCATCGTCTTCTATCTAATGGGATTCGTTTTGATGAGATTAATGACAAATCAAA GTACAAGAGCTTTCCTGCTTATGGACGATCAAAGCTTGCCAACATATTGCATGCCAATGAGATTGCAAGGAATTTGAAG AAAGAAGAAGTGAACATAACTGCAAATtcagttcatcccggagcagtaGCTACCAACATTCTTCGCAACTCGGGTTTAGTATTCG ATGCTATCAGAACACTTGGAAAATATGTAATACAACACATGATCAAAACTCCTGAGCAG GGAGCAGCAACTCAATGCTATGTGGCTTTGCACCCACAGCTTGAGGGAGTAACAGGTGAGTATTTCTTGGACAGTAACAAAGCCAAATCAAGCTCTCTGGCTAAGGACAAGGACTTGGCCAAAAAGTTATGGGATTTCAGCTTGGGCTTGACTCAATCCAAGTAG
- the LOC133778435 gene encoding mitogen-activated protein kinase kinase kinase YODA: MPSWWGKSSSKEGKKKGNKESFIDTIHRKFKSAPEDKSSSKSGGSRRRSDTISERGSLSRVPSRSPSPSTQVSRCQSFAERPLAQPLPLPRTQLSSIGRTNSSISTSSKSELDRRSKPLMVFPLPKPVCLLIAEGDLATASVSSDSSTDSDDPSESRLISPLTSDYENGNKTALNSPSRVMHKDPLPTLNRKNSKETLRPSNLLSNTQTLSTPPKRQLASMHMQNLQIPSHGAFCSAPDSSKSSPSRSPMRAFGTEQFLNSGFWAGKPYPDIASAHCSSPGSGHNSGHNSVGGDLSGQLFWQHSRCSPECSPIPSPRMISPGPSSRIHSGAVTPLHPRSGGTAAESPTGKPDDGRQQSHRLPLPPLITTNSSPFSPTYSASTTPTVPRSPGRAENPTSPGSRWKKGRLLGRGTFGHVYLGFNRESGEMCAMKEVTLFSDDAKSRESAQQLGQEIALLSRLQHPNIVQYYGSETVDDKLYIYLEYVSGGSIYKLLQEYGQFGELAIRSYTQQILSGLAYLHAKNTVHRDIKGANILVDPNGRVKLADFGMAKHITGEYCPLSFKGSPYWMAPEVFNNSNGCNLAVDIWSLGCTVLEMATTKPPWSQFEGVAAMFKIGNSKELPAIPDHLSAEGRDFVLRCLQRNPMNRPTASTLLEHPFVKNAAPLDRPIPSAEPFEGPSSGTIAVRSSGIGNSRNYSSIDSEGMGNHQSRGSKFGTVSSDAHSPRNISCPVSPIGSPLLYSRSPQHMSGRLSPSPISSPHTASGSSTPLTGGSGALPFHHPKQHTYVHESMGTIQRCQSGFYTNGSTPYHEPKPELFRGVQQTSHAFRDMFSSDNSPIVNQMGRPTPVEFYDVQSVLADRVSQQLLKDHVKLNSSVEFSLSSPMLDRTNGI; this comes from the exons ATGCCTTCTTGGTGGGGAAAGTCTTCCTCTAAAGAAGGAAAAAAGAAAGGGAATAAGGAGAGTTTTATTGATACAATACACAGAAAATTTAAGAGTGCACCTGAAGATAAGAGCAGCTCAAAATCAGGAGGTTCTAGGAGACGTAGTGATACTATCTCAGAAAGGGGATCTCTATCCAGGGTTCCATCCAGATCACCATCTCCCTCCACACAAGTATCAAGATGTCAAAGTTTTGCAGAAAGGCCTCTTGCCCAACCGCTTCCCCTTCCTAGGACACAACTTTCTAGTATTGGCCGTACCAACTCTAGCATTAGTACATCCTCAAAATCAGAACTTGATAGGCGGTCGAAGCCATTGATGGTTTTTCCCCTTCCAAAGCCTGTTTGTCTCCTTATTGCTGAGGGAGATTTAGCAACTGCTTCTGTTTCTAGTGATAGCTCCACTGACAGTGATGACCCATCTGAGTCACGTTTAATAAGTCCCCTCACATCTGACTATGAAAATGGAAATAAAACTGCTCTGAACAGCCCATCAAG GGTAATGCACAAGGATCCACTCCCTACTTTAAACCGAAAGAACTCAAAGGAGACGTTGAGGCCATCAAATCTTCTGTCCAACACCCAGACTTTGTCTACACCACCTAAAAGGCAACTTGCAAGCATGCATATGCAAAATTTGCAAATTCCATCACATGGTGCTTTCTGCAGTGCTCCGGATAGCTCGAAATCAAGTCCTTCTAGGAGTCCTATGAGGGCATTTGGTACTGAGCAATTTCTGAACTCTGGGTTCTGGGCAGGAAAACCATATCCAGATATAGCTTCTGCACACTGTTCTAGTCCAGGTTCAGGTCATAATTCTGGGCATAATTCAGTAGGAGGGGATCTGTCAGGGCAGCTATTTTGGCAGCACAGCAGATGTAGCCCTGAGTGTTCTCCTATACCTAGCCCCAGAATGATCAGCCCTGGTCCCAGCTCAAGGATACACAGTGGTGCGGTCACCCCTCTGCATCCACGTTCTGGAGGAACAGCTGCAGAGTCACCTACAGGCAAGCCTGATGATGGGAGGCAACAAAGCCACCGGTTGCCCCTTCCTCCATTAATAACCACCAATAGTAGTCCTTTTTCTCCTACGTATTCTGCCTCAACAACTCCGACAGTACCACGAAGCCCTGGTAGGGCAGAAAATCCCACAAGCCCTGGTTCACGCTGGAAGAAAGGGCGGCTTCTTGGAAGGGGCACCTTTGGACATGTATATCTGGGCTTCAACCG TGAAAGTGGTGAAATGTGCGCCATGAAGGAAGTAACTCTGTTTTCTGATGATGCAAAATCAAGAGAAAGTGCACAGCAGTTGGGGCAA GAAATTGCTTTGCTAAGTCGGTTACAACATCCAAATATTGTGCAGTATTATGGATCAGAGACA GTTGATGACAAATTATACATATACTTGGAGTATGTATCGGGTGGATCTATTTATAAACTGCTTCAAGAATATGGCCAGTTCGGTGAATTAGCTATTCGTAGTTATACTCAACAAATTTTATCGGGGCTTGCATATTTACATGCTAAAAATACTGTCCACAG GGACATCAAAGGAGCAAATATATTAGTAGATCCCAATGGTCGTGTGAAATTGGCTGATTTTGGAATGGCAAAGCAT ATTACTGGGGAGTATTGTCCGCTGTCATTCAAGGGAAGCCCCTATTGGATGGCACCCGAG GTTTTCAACAATTCAAATGGTTGTAATCTTGCTGTTGATATATGGAGCCTTGGGTGCACTGTTCTGGAGATGGCTACAACGAAACCACCTTGGAGCCAGTTTGAGGGG GTTGCTGCAATGTTTAAGATTGGAAACAGCAAGGAACTTCCTGCAATTCCTGATCATTTGTCAGCAGAGGGAAGGGACTTTGTGTTGAGGTGCTTGCAGCGGAATCCCATGAATCGTCCCACCGCGTCAACGCTTTTGGAGCATCCCTTTGTTAAAAATGCTGCCCCATTGGATAGACCCATTCCTAGTGCTGAGCCTTTTGAAGGACCATCATCGGGAACAATTGCAGTGAGATCTTCG GGCATTGGAAATTCGAGAAACTATTCAAGCATAGATTCCGAAGGGATGGGCAACCATCAGTCTAGAGGCTCGAAATTCGGTACAGTGTCCAG TGATGCGCATTCGCCGAGGAACATATCATGCCCTGTTTCTCCTATCGGAAGCCCACTTCTATATTCTAGGTCACCACAACATATGAGTGGAAGGTTGTCTCCATCTCCCATATCTAGCCCTCATACTGCCTCCGGCTCCTCCACACCTCTCACGGGTGGCAGCGGTGCCCTCCCATTTCATCATCCTAAGCAGCATACCTATGTTCATGAAAGTATGGGGACAATCCAGAGGTGTCAAAGTGGTTTCTATACAAATGGTAGCACTCCTTATCACGAGCCAAAGCCTGAGCTTTTTCGGGGAGTGCAACAAACCTCTCATGCTTTCCGAGATATGTTTTCTTCAGATAATTCCCCAATTGTAAATCAGATGGGGCGGCCTACTCCTGTCGAGTTTTATGATGTACAGTCGGTTCTGGCTGATCGTGTGTCTCAGCAGCTCTTGAAGGATCATGTAAAGCTTAATTCATCCGTGGAGTTCAGTCTGAGCTCACCAATGCTGGACCGGACAAACGGCATCTGA